A section of the Paenibacillus odorifer genome encodes:
- a CDS encoding Gx transporter family protein, with protein MPMSSSESATALKRTVIIAIFAAVAVVLSLIEAQIPLSGMGLVPGAKLGLANIMILTCIYFLRGRDAFLLVILKTLLTAFLLGTFSSLLFSLFGSLFSFVVMFVLMLISGKGKSISLIGISIAGGIAHNIGQLLAASMVFASLSIFYYLPMLLITGVVTGIAVGYAVRYLVASLSKISLFEEFLD; from the coding sequence ATGCCTATGTCCAGTAGTGAATCTGCAACAGCTTTAAAAAGAACAGTGATTATTGCGATTTTCGCCGCAGTGGCAGTAGTGTTAAGTTTAATAGAGGCACAGATTCCGTTATCCGGGATGGGACTGGTGCCGGGTGCTAAGCTCGGACTGGCCAACATTATGATTTTGACTTGTATTTACTTTTTACGTGGACGGGATGCTTTCCTGCTTGTCATCCTCAAAACACTGCTTACTGCATTTCTGCTAGGTACCTTCTCAAGCTTGCTGTTTAGTTTATTTGGTTCACTTTTTAGCTTTGTTGTTATGTTTGTGCTGATGCTGATTAGTGGCAAAGGTAAGAGTATAAGCTTGATCGGAATTAGTATAGCTGGTGGGATTGCACATAATATCGGTCAGCTGCTGGCAGCTTCTATGGTATTTGCATCACTTAGTATTTTTTATTATCTTCCCATGCTGCTGATCACTGGGGTAGTAACAGGAATTGCCGTGGGCTATGCAGTCCGTTATTTGGTGGCGTCATTGTCAAAAATATCGCTGTTTGAAGAATTTTTGGACTGA
- a CDS encoding ATP-binding cassette domain-containing protein, with translation MNESYEGQDLEGEGQAVISLDGVSFGYDPEHPILQNITLSISQGQWVSLVGPNGCGKSTLVKLLNALLPKGAGEIEVSGMLLSEETIGSIRQCIGMVFQNPDNQFIGATVEEDILFGLEGLCLPYEEMAERLHSYTTRLGINHLLSKHPGELSGGQKQRVAIASILAMEPGIVIFDEASSMLDEGSRNDLLGILQDMRAEGKYTILMITHDADEILASDRVLALHGGSLAADVTPAELFRNEELLEKCHLREPYPWRLARELQNQGIHVDVPISEKELIDTLWP, from the coding sequence ATGAATGAATCATACGAAGGTCAAGACTTAGAGGGAGAAGGACAAGCGGTCATCTCTCTGGATGGGGTATCGTTTGGCTATGATCCCGAGCATCCGATTCTTCAAAATATAACGTTATCTATCTCACAAGGACAATGGGTCAGCTTGGTTGGTCCTAATGGCTGCGGGAAGTCTACGTTGGTCAAGCTGCTTAATGCTCTGCTGCCTAAGGGGGCTGGTGAGATTGAGGTTAGTGGCATGCTGCTTAGTGAGGAAACGATCGGAAGCATTCGGCAATGTATCGGAATGGTGTTCCAAAATCCAGATAATCAGTTTATTGGAGCCACTGTAGAGGAAGATATCCTATTCGGCCTGGAAGGGCTTTGTTTGCCGTACGAAGAGATGGCTGAACGTTTGCACTCCTATACGACAAGACTAGGAATAAATCATCTGTTGTCCAAGCATCCGGGTGAGCTGTCGGGAGGCCAAAAGCAGCGTGTTGCTATCGCTTCCATTCTTGCTATGGAACCAGGCATCGTCATTTTTGACGAGGCCTCTTCTATGTTGGATGAAGGAAGCAGAAATGACCTTCTCGGCATTCTGCAGGATATGCGGGCAGAAGGGAAGTACACGATCCTCATGATTACGCATGATGCAGATGAGATTTTGGCATCGGATCGGGTGCTTGCGCTGCATGGAGGTAGTTTGGCTGCAGATGTTACACCGGCGGAGTTGTTCCGGAACGAGGAGCTTCTGGAAAAATGCCATCTGCGTGAACCTTATCCTTGGCGCCTTGCACGCGAGCTGCAGAACCAGGGTATTCATGTGGATGTTCCGATCAGTGAAAAGGAGCTTATAGACACGTTATGGCCATAG